From the genome of Spartinivicinus poritis, one region includes:
- a CDS encoding tyrosine-type recombinase/integrase, producing the protein MFKTGQNPNYPRKGSQIKVEPIRDKRAITRIKKLLEDIPRENCIFILGINTAFRANELLSIRAEQVHMIEHGSYLDVKQKKNNKYRKVLLNQAATNAIQQLLASRHYKPEELLFQGQRGPITVPTINRMVKQWCKNVGLKGNYGSHSLRKTWGYWQRKGNNAPVPVLMEAFGHATQKQTLDYLGIEEKEIHELYLYEI; encoded by the coding sequence ATGTTTAAAACTGGTCAAAATCCGAACTATCCGCGCAAAGGGTCACAAATCAAAGTCGAACCCATCCGCGACAAACGCGCCATTACTCGCATTAAAAAATTATTAGAAGATATACCACGAGAGAATTGTATTTTTATTCTTGGAATTAATACGGCATTTCGTGCTAACGAATTATTATCAATTCGTGCCGAGCAAGTACATATGATTGAGCACGGTTCCTATTTAGATGTAAAACAGAAAAAAAATAATAAATATCGAAAGGTTTTACTTAACCAAGCAGCCACCAACGCAATACAACAACTGCTAGCCAGCCGCCACTACAAGCCAGAAGAGCTACTATTCCAAGGTCAGCGGGGGCCTATCACCGTACCCACCATCAACCGCATGGTAAAGCAATGGTGCAAAAATGTAGGCTTGAAGGGTAACTACGGCAGCCACAGCCTACGCAAGACGTGGGGTTACTGGCAGCGCAAGGGCAACAACGCCCCGGTGCCAGTGTTAATGGAAGCCTTCGGACATGCGACCCAAAAGCAAACTCTGGACTACCTGGGCATTGAAGAGAAAGAGATACACGAGCTGTATTTGTATGAGATTTAG
- a CDS encoding RHS repeat domain-containing protein, translating to FKWGNGILLSRSYDQDYRITGHLATGIDRRHFSYDDNSNITGIDRGVNSQTFAYDALDRLEGETGSYGSKTYVYDELGNRLSRSWKLGDKTETQTLTYKNNSNQLDKIENKAVVHTESGHFKKYDGDVYQYDPTGRLERVVNGGRLKVYNYYDSFGRRIRRVDGSLYQDFYTYSNGGNLLSELSYFERDLKQTSEYIWLGSMPIAHIAGKDGKYTISFIHTDHLNTPRYATNDQKKVVWQWESDAFGVGDAEEDVDGDGIKTAISLRFPGQVYDKETGTYYNVNRDYNPRLGRYVQTDPIGLNGGMNTYAYALQNPNRYTDPEGLLAPQAAGFIIGSISGGVGGFMAGMASGQSGWDLVGSVAGGAVAGGFVGAVTLNAAAAGSAGGALVSGSIARTAITTSVSGMASNVLGQYAGINISRVGKGMSLLTPQAAFRCKEFSGAQVLLSGIPGPFAAMNPLGIASRYQTGGIVRSNAASIAATGTQLGILGGLRNSTQLLTELVAEGPANGIDEQSCLCVPTEKAKE from the coding sequence TTCAAATGGGGTAATGGAATACTACTATCAAGATCGTACGACCAGGACTACCGCATTACAGGCCATCTCGCTACAGGTATCGATAGACGCCATTTTTCCTATGATGACAATAGCAATATCACAGGCATTGATCGAGGCGTTAATAGTCAAACATTTGCTTATGATGCACTGGACCGACTAGAAGGAGAAACAGGCAGCTATGGCAGCAAAACTTATGTTTATGATGAGTTAGGCAACCGCTTAAGCCGTTCCTGGAAACTTGGTGATAAAACCGAAACCCAAACCCTGACGTATAAAAACAACAGCAACCAGCTTGATAAGATCGAGAATAAGGCTGTTGTTCATACCGAGAGCGGGCATTTTAAAAAGTATGACGGTGATGTCTACCAGTATGACCCAACTGGCCGCTTAGAACGCGTTGTTAATGGCGGAAGGCTGAAGGTATACAACTACTATGATTCATTTGGTAGACGTATAAGGCGGGTAGACGGCTCTCTTTACCAGGATTTTTATACTTACAGCAATGGCGGCAATTTATTAAGTGAGCTGAGTTACTTTGAAAGGGACTTAAAACAAACCAGTGAATATATTTGGTTGGGGAGTATGCCAATTGCCCATATTGCTGGGAAAGATGGCAAATACACCATTAGCTTTATTCACACCGACCACCTCAATACCCCACGATATGCGACTAACGACCAAAAGAAAGTCGTTTGGCAATGGGAATCTGATGCTTTTGGAGTTGGTGACGCTGAAGAAGATGTCGACGGCGACGGTATTAAAACTGCTATTTCGCTGCGCTTCCCTGGTCAGGTATACGACAAGGAAACAGGTACTTATTACAACGTAAACCGGGATTATAACCCAAGACTTGGGCGTTATGTGCAGACTGATCCTATTGGGTTAAACGGGGGAATGAACACTTATGCTTACGCTCTTCAAAATCCCAATCGGTACACTGACCCAGAAGGCCTATTAGCACCTCAGGCAGCTGGATTCATTATTGGCAGTATTTCTGGGGGAGTTGGTGGTTTTATGGCAGGAATGGCTAGTGGCCAGTCAGGCTGGGATTTAGTAGGATCTGTAGCAGGGGGAGCAGTAGCTGGTGGCTTCGTAGGTGCAGTTACTTTAAATGCTGCGGCGGCTGGATCTGCTGGTGGAGCACTAGTTTCTGGTAGCATAGCAAGAACAGCTATAACAACTTCTGTTTCAGGAATGGCATCTAACGTTTTAGGTCAATATGCGGGAATAAACATTTCTCGTGTAGGAAAAGGAATGTCATTATTAACTCCACAAGCCGCTTTTCGCTGCAAAGAGTTTTCAGGCGCTCAGGTTTTACTGAGCGGTATACCTGGCCCATTTGCAGCTATGAACCCCTTGGGAATTGCCTCAAGATACCAAACTGGTGGCATTGTTAGGTCAAATGCTGCGAGTATTGCAGCTACAGGCACACAACTGGGAATTCTAGGTGGATTAAGAAATAGTACCCAGTTACTTACTGAGTTAGTGGCTGAAGGACCTGCAAATGGAATAGACGAGCAATCTTGTTTATGTGTTCCAACAGAAAAAGCAAAAGAGTAA